Proteins encoded within one genomic window of Gallus gallus isolate bGalGal1 chromosome 1, bGalGal1.mat.broiler.GRCg7b, whole genome shotgun sequence:
- the CBY1 gene encoding protein chibby homolog 1: MPLFGSTFSPKKTPPRKAASLSNLHLLDRSTREVELGLEYGTPTMNLTGQSLKFENGQWVAEIGSFTGDRREMQRLRKRNQQLEEENNLLRLKVDILLDMLSETTAESHLMEKELEELKSHTRRRK, translated from the exons ATGCCGCTGTTCGGGAGCACCTTCAGCCCTAAGAAGACCCCGCCGCGGAAGGCCGCCTCGCTGTCCAACCTGCACTTG ctggaCAGATCCACCCGCGAGGTCGAGCTGGGCCTGGAGTATGGCACCCCCACCATGAACCTCACCGGGCAGAGCCTCAAGTTTGAGAACGGCCAGTGGGTGGCAG AAATAGGAAGCTTCACGGGAGATCGCAGGGAAATGCAGCGCTTGCGCAAACGCAaccagcagctggaggaggaaaacaatCTCCTTCGTCTGAAGGTGGATATTCTGCTGGACATG CTCTCTGAGACCACCGCCGAGTCCCACCTGAtggagaaggagctggaggagctgaagagTCACACCCGGAGGAGGAAGTGA